The Syntrophales bacterium region GGGCGATTCGAAGGAGGGAACGGGTAGCATGGACCGGCGCGTCGCGATCACCGGCATCGGCATCGTCTCCCCCTTGGGCTCCGGCCGCGAGGCTTTCGGGAAGGCTCTCCTCGCCGGGGCATCCGGAATCGCATCCGTGGCTGCATTCCCCGTGGAGTCGCTTCCCTGCCGGCTGGCCGCGGAGATCCGCGATTTCCAGGCGAGGGACTTCGTCTCCGTCAAAAACCTCCGGCGGATGGACCGCCTCTCCGCCGTGGCGACGGCGGCGGCCCGGATGGCCCTGGACGACGCGGGGCTTGCCGTGACGCCGGCCAACCGGGACCGCACGGGCTTGATCCTGGGGACGGCCTGGGGCGGCACCGATGTGACGGTCTCCTTTGCCCGGGTCCTGGTGACAGAGGGACCCGGATCGGCCAACCCCATCCTCGTGCCCAACGTGGTCATGAACGCCCCGGCGGGGCATGCCTCCATCGAGCTGGGATTCCGGGGGATCAACACGACGGTCAACCACTACGCCGTCTCGGCGGAGTCGGCCCTGGCCTACGGGGCCCAGGAGATCCGGCGGGGAGCCGCGGACGTCCTTCTTGCCGGCGGGGCCGACGTCCTGGCCCCTTTCTATTTCGAATCCCTGACGCGCTTCAAGGCCCTGTCACCGCTCCAGGGAGGCGGCCCCGAGGGGGCGCGCCCCTTCGACCTCCGGCGGAACGGGCCGGTGGCCGGGGAGGGCTGCGGCATCCTCTGCCTGGAGCCGCTGGAGGCGGCCCGGGAGCGGGGCGCGACTGTCTATGCGGAGATTGCCGGGGAGGGCATGGCCTCTTCGCCGGCGCCCATGACCGGCTGGCCGGAGGACCCGCGGGGCCTTGTTCTGGCGGTCCGCCGGGCGCTCCGGTCCGCCGGGTGCGGGCCGGAGGATGTGGATGCGGTCTTCGCCGCGGCCAGCGGCGGCCTCAAGCCGGATCTCCTGGAGGCGGAAGGGCTGGCGCAGGTGTTCGGACCGGCTGGAAAGAGGCCGCTCGTGACGGCCCTGAAGGGTGCCCTCGGGGAGAGCTTCACCTCCGGGGGGATGCGGGCGGCGGCTTTGGCCCTGGCGCTCCGGGACGGTGCCGTCCCTCCCACCCTGAGCCTGGAGGAGCCGGTCCGGCCGCTGCATTTCGTGACAGGACAGGCTGCCCGGGCGAAGGTGCAAAGAGGACTCCTGAACGGGATCTCCCACGGGGGGACGTACGTCTCCCTCCTGTTTTCCAATATCGGGGAAGAATCATGAACATCGGAGAATGGATTGAAAAGAGGGCCTTCACCCACCCGGACCGGGAATTCCTGAAGGACGGGAAGCGGGTCTTCAGCAACCGGGCCTTCAACGAGCGCGTCAACCGGACGGCCCGGGCGCTTCAGCACCTGGATATCGTGAAGGGCGAGCGCCTGGCGCTCATCATGGGCAATACGAGCGAGTTCCTGGAGATCTTCTTCGCCTGCGCCAAGACAGGGGCCATTCTGGTGCCCGTCAACCATCGCCTGGCGGGACCGGAGATCGAATACATCCTCCGCGACGCGGCCCCCCGGGGGCTCGTCTACGCCGCCGAGTTTGCCGGGAAGGCCCTGCCCCTGAAAGACGCGAACCTGGGGATTCGCCACTGGATCCGCCACGAAGGGGAGCCCCTCCCCGGCGAATCGCTCCTGTCGGACCTGACGGCGGCGGAATCGGAGGGCGAGCCGTCCCCGGTGGAGGAGGTCACAGACGAAGATCCGCTCTTCATCATGTACACCTCCGGGACGACGGGCGATCCCAAGGGGGCCGTGCTGACCCACGGGAACATCCTCTTCGGGGCGGTCCATTCCCTCATCGGCTACGGCGTCAACCGGACCTACCGGTCCCTCGTCGTGGCGCCCCTCTTCCACATCGGTGCCCTGGCGGCGTCGGTCACGCCGGTCATCTACGCCGGCGGGTCCGTCGTCCTGTCGGGATTCTTCAACGCCTCGGAGGTCCTCCAGGCCATTGTCCGGGAGCGGATCAACTACATGTTCGCCGTTCCGGTCATGTTCCAGCTCATGGCGGACACACCTGAATGGGCCGGGGCTGACCTTTCGCACGTCCACTTCTTCATCTCCGGTGGCGCGCCGATCCCGCTCCCGGTCATCCGGAAGTACCAGGACGAGAAGGGGATCGGCTTCGTCCAGGGCTACGCCCTCACGGAGACGGGGCGGCTCACGTCGCTGGACCTGGAGGACGCCGTCCGGAAGGCCGGGTCCGTGGGCAAGGAGGTCTTCCACGTGCGGCTCCGCATCGTCGACGAGGAGGACCGGGACGTCGCCCCGGGGGATCCCGGGGAGATCGTCGTGAAAGGTCCCAACGTCTTCTCCGGCTACTGGCGGAAGCCGAAGGAGACCGCGGAGGCCAGGAAGGGCGGCTGGTTTCGGACAGGTGACATGGGGCGGCGGGACGAGGACGGGTTTCTCTACATCATCGGCCGCAAGGTGGAGATGATCATTTCCTCCGGGGAGAACATCTACCCCGCCGAGGTCGAGCGGGCGATCCAGTCCCTCCCGGCGGTGAAGGAGGCGGCGGCCGTGGGCATGCCGGACCCCAGGCGGGGCGAGGTGGTGGCGGCCTTCGTGCTGCTCAGGGAGGGCGAGGTCGTGACGGAGGACGAGATCCTGGCGGGGCTTCAGGGGAAGATCGCCCCCTTCAAAATGCCGAAGCGTGTCTTCTTCGTCGATTCCTTCCCCCGGAATCCCGGCGGCAAGGTCCTCAAGCGCATCCTCCAGAAGCGCCTGCGGGAGGGATGATGGAGATCCTGCCCTGGACCGGCGAGCACCGGACCTTCCGCGAGGACTTCCGCGGGTTCCTCGCTAGAGAGGTCATCCCCTTCGTGGACCGGTGGGAGGCCGACGGCATCGTCCCGCGGTCGGCCTGGCGGGCCATGGGCGCGGCGGGCTTTCTCTGCACCGACATTCCCCGGGAGTACGGCGGCCGGGGCCTCGACTTCCTCCATTCCGTCATCGTCGTGGACGAGATGGCGAAGACCAACTGCTACGGCCTCTCCCCGCGGCTCCACAGCAACGTGGTCGTCCCCTACATCACGTCCTTCGCCTCGGAGGAGCTCAAGCACCGCTATCTTCCCGGGTGCATCGCCGGCGAGATCGTCACCGGCATCGCCATGACGGAGCCCCACGCCGGGAGCGACGTGGCGGCCATCCGGACAAGCGCCGTGGAGGACGGCGACTTCATGGTCCTGAACGGCCAGAAGACCTTCATCTCCAATGGAACCAACGGCGACCTCTTCGTGGTGGCCGCGAAGGACCCGGCCACGGAGGACCCCCACCGGGCCGTGGACATCTACCTGGTGGAGGGGAAGACCCCGGGCTTCGAGCGGGGACGGCGCCTGAAGAAGGCGGGCTGGCACAGCCAGGACACGACGGAGATCTTCTTCCACGACTGCCGGGTGCCCCTGACCCACCGCCTCGGAGGGAAGGGCTCGGGGTTCAAGAACCTGATGCGGCACCTCCAGCCGGAGCGCCTCGTTGTGGCCATCGGCGCCGTCTCCGCGGCGGAGTGGGTCCTGGAGCACACGATTTCCCACGTGAAGGGAACGGATATCTCGGGGAGGGCCCTGTCGTCGTTCCAGCACGTCCGCTTCGAGATCGCCGAGATGGCGACGGAGGTCCGAATCGGCCGGACGTTCGTGGACAAGCTCATCGCCGACCACATCGAGGGGATGAATGTCGTCCGGGAGGTCTCCATGGCCAAGTGGTGGACCACCGAGACGGCCTGGCGGATCGCCGACCGGTGCCTCCAGCTCCACGGCCGCCTGGGCCTCGACGAGAGCGGCCCCCTCGCCCGGGCCTGGCGGGACCTCCGCGTCACCCGCATCCTCGCCGGCACCAACGAGATCATGAAGGGCATCATCGCCCGGATGTCGGGGGTATGAACAAGAATAAAAGGAGCAAATGCCCGATCAACAATCGTCCGGCATCGATTGACGATTTGCCCGGTTGATCTTCTTTCAATAATTGTTTCCATATGATACAAGGCAGCATCCAACCGTCAACCGACAGGAGTTTATCATGACAATCAAAGCGCCGATCGGCCAGAGCGTGCCACGCATTGAATATCTGAAGGTCAAGAATTATCGTGCGCTATGTGATCTCGAATTGAAGGATATTACACCGTTCACTGTATTTCTCGGGCCGAACGGCAGCGGCAAGTCAACCATCTTTGACGTGTTTGCTTTTCTGTCGGAGTGCTTCGTCACCGGTTTGCGCCGGGCATGGGACAAACGAGGGCGTTTCCGGGAATTGCGGACACGGGGGGAAGAGGGACCTGTCGTTATTCAATTGAAATACCGTGAAAAACCAAGGCTGCCTGTTGTCACCTACCACCTTGCAATCGATGAGAATTCGAAAGGTCCTTATGTTGCGGAAGAATGGCTGCAGTGGCGCAGAGGCGGCCACGGCAAGCCTTTTCGGTTTCTTGACTTTGGAAAAGGCCGGGGGCGGGTCATTTCGGGGGAATTGCCGGATGATCGGGACGAGCGAATCGACGAGCAGCTGGATTCCCCGGAAATGCTGGCCGTCAACACCCTGGGACAGTTTGCCAAGCATCCTCGTGTCAGCGCACTGCGCAGGTTCGTCACGGGCTGGTATCTTTCCTATCTGAGCGCCGATACCACGAGGGGGCTTCCGGAAGCCGGGCCGCAGGAGCGCCTGAGTTCCATCGGCGATAATCTCCCGAATGTAATCCAGTACCTGAAAGAACAGCGACCGGATCGACTGGACCAGATTCTGAAAACGCTTTCCGCCAGGGTCCCGCGGCTGGAGAAGGTTGAGGCGGAGCCGATGCAGGATGGGAGGCTCCTCCTGCAGATCAAGGATGCGCCGTTTGAGCGGCCGGTATTGGCCCGTTTTGCCTCGGACGGTACCTTGAAGATGCTGGCTTATCTTACTTTGCTGTATGACCCGGAACCGCCGCAACTGATCGGGATAGAGGAACCGGAGAATCAGTTGCACCCAAGGCTGTTGCCTGAATTGGCCGAAGAATGCAGAAATGCTGCAGCAAGATCCCAGCTATTCATTACGACGCATTCGCCCTACTTTGTGAACAGCCTGCGACCCCGGGAACTATGGGTTCTCTACCGCGACGAACGGGGTTTCACTCAGGCCAGGCGGGCGTTCGATATGCCGGGTGTCAACGCTTTCATGGAGAACGGCGCACAACTGGGACAATTGTGGATGGAAGGGCATTTTGACGTCGGTGATCCGTTGAACGGTGCCGGCGGTCCAAAGAGCAGGCCGAAGCTCCTGCACCGATCGGTGAAGGAGTAAAGCATCCATGCATGTTGAATTCCTGGTGGAGGAATACTCGGCGGAAGAAGCACTAAGGAACATTCTTCCTCTGATTCTTCAAGG contains the following coding sequences:
- a CDS encoding acyl-CoA dehydrogenase family protein, which encodes MMEILPWTGEHRTFREDFRGFLAREVIPFVDRWEADGIVPRSAWRAMGAAGFLCTDIPREYGGRGLDFLHSVIVVDEMAKTNCYGLSPRLHSNVVVPYITSFASEELKHRYLPGCIAGEIVTGIAMTEPHAGSDVAAIRTSAVEDGDFMVLNGQKTFISNGTNGDLFVVAAKDPATEDPHRAVDIYLVEGKTPGFERGRRLKKAGWHSQDTTEIFFHDCRVPLTHRLGGKGSGFKNLMRHLQPERLVVAIGAVSAAEWVLEHTISHVKGTDISGRALSSFQHVRFEIAEMATEVRIGRTFVDKLIADHIEGMNVVREVSMAKWWTTETAWRIADRCLQLHGRLGLDESGPLARAWRDLRVTRILAGTNEIMKGIIARMSGV
- a CDS encoding AAA family ATPase, whose amino-acid sequence is MTIKAPIGQSVPRIEYLKVKNYRALCDLELKDITPFTVFLGPNGSGKSTIFDVFAFLSECFVTGLRRAWDKRGRFRELRTRGEEGPVVIQLKYREKPRLPVVTYHLAIDENSKGPYVAEEWLQWRRGGHGKPFRFLDFGKGRGRVISGELPDDRDERIDEQLDSPEMLAVNTLGQFAKHPRVSALRRFVTGWYLSYLSADTTRGLPEAGPQERLSSIGDNLPNVIQYLKEQRPDRLDQILKTLSARVPRLEKVEAEPMQDGRLLLQIKDAPFERPVLARFASDGTLKMLAYLTLLYDPEPPQLIGIEEPENQLHPRLLPELAEECRNAAARSQLFITTHSPYFVNSLRPRELWVLYRDERGFTQARRAFDMPGVNAFMENGAQLGQLWMEGHFDVGDPLNGAGGPKSRPKLLHRSVKE
- a CDS encoding long-chain fatty acid--CoA ligase; its protein translation is MNIGEWIEKRAFTHPDREFLKDGKRVFSNRAFNERVNRTARALQHLDIVKGERLALIMGNTSEFLEIFFACAKTGAILVPVNHRLAGPEIEYILRDAAPRGLVYAAEFAGKALPLKDANLGIRHWIRHEGEPLPGESLLSDLTAAESEGEPSPVEEVTDEDPLFIMYTSGTTGDPKGAVLTHGNILFGAVHSLIGYGVNRTYRSLVVAPLFHIGALAASVTPVIYAGGSVVLSGFFNASEVLQAIVRERINYMFAVPVMFQLMADTPEWAGADLSHVHFFISGGAPIPLPVIRKYQDEKGIGFVQGYALTETGRLTSLDLEDAVRKAGSVGKEVFHVRLRIVDEEDRDVAPGDPGEIVVKGPNVFSGYWRKPKETAEARKGGWFRTGDMGRRDEDGFLYIIGRKVEMIISSGENIYPAEVERAIQSLPAVKEAAAVGMPDPRRGEVVAAFVLLREGEVVTEDEILAGLQGKIAPFKMPKRVFFVDSFPRNPGGKVLKRILQKRLREG
- a CDS encoding beta-ketoacyl-[acyl-carrier-protein] synthase family protein, with the protein product MDRRVAITGIGIVSPLGSGREAFGKALLAGASGIASVAAFPVESLPCRLAAEIRDFQARDFVSVKNLRRMDRLSAVATAAARMALDDAGLAVTPANRDRTGLILGTAWGGTDVTVSFARVLVTEGPGSANPILVPNVVMNAPAGHASIELGFRGINTTVNHYAVSAESALAYGAQEIRRGAADVLLAGGADVLAPFYFESLTRFKALSPLQGGGPEGARPFDLRRNGPVAGEGCGILCLEPLEAARERGATVYAEIAGEGMASSPAPMTGWPEDPRGLVLAVRRALRSAGCGPEDVDAVFAAASGGLKPDLLEAEGLAQVFGPAGKRPLVTALKGALGESFTSGGMRAAALALALRDGAVPPTLSLEEPVRPLHFVTGQAARAKVQRGLLNGISHGGTYVSLLFSNIGEES